The Arenicella xantha genome window below encodes:
- a CDS encoding efflux RND transporter permease subunit, which translates to MSKSESIYDTLVFKNAKWVLLFFVLIAALLSPYATQFRLDASSDSLVLENDKSLKYFRDVVSKYSGDEMLILTYSPETELFADETLQDLSVLREKLLKLELVKSIISIIDAPLTQSPPVTMAELATSPQTLLDKRTDRALAKREFTQSDLYSDLLVSDDFSTTAIVMSLRGDAEVLTLLDRRNALREQRAKGALSPELRAELKAVTQEHQVKGAAAQARQAALIEQVRAIMLEHDQQAKLFLGGLPMIVADSVAFINADVATFGGAALLVIVLILAIAFRQFGWVFMPLINCAATGFIIVCLLGLLDWPISVVSSNFLSLLLIITLSLNIHLIVRYRELAKLHPNHDQRSLLSETVRSKFIPCIYTALTTIVAFASLIVSGIRPVIDFGWIMCLGIVVAVVTTFTLFPALAVFMRPRSVTENRDAISKLILDGAQALQTRAVLVPLFFVLVAGAAGYGIANLTVENRFIDYFKPETEIYQGMVEIDAKLGGTTPLDIILDAPPEFLAQATATTPAVAASVADDDEDDFFDEFDDEPGTESGNLVLSSYWFNKQGLDRLKAIQNSLDAIPSTGKVMSLATSMSVFEGLRDQGPMDNIDLSFMMTVLSDDNKKTLIDPYLSEDGNQAHINIRVFETFKGLDRNQLIQDIRSMLVEEHGLADEQVNISGMLVLYNNMLNSLFNSQILTLGTVFVVIFLMFIVLFRSFKLALISIVPNVFSAAVVLGIMGIFSIPLDLMTITIAAISVGIAVDNSIHFVSRYRDEMAVRANNAMAIDSATNNVGQAMFYTTIVITAGFLIMVFSNFVPTMYFGVLTAIAMVTALIANLVMLPMLVAKFQPIGDQ; encoded by the coding sequence ATGTCTAAGTCTGAATCAATTTACGATACCCTCGTGTTCAAGAACGCCAAATGGGTACTGCTATTCTTCGTATTGATCGCGGCACTATTGTCGCCGTACGCAACGCAGTTTCGCTTGGATGCATCCTCTGATTCGTTGGTGTTAGAGAACGATAAGTCGCTGAAATATTTTCGCGATGTGGTTAGCAAATACAGCGGCGACGAGATGCTCATTTTGACATATTCGCCTGAAACCGAGTTATTTGCTGATGAGACGCTTCAAGATCTCAGCGTGTTACGCGAAAAATTACTGAAGTTGGAGTTGGTCAAGTCGATCATTTCTATTATCGACGCGCCACTCACGCAAAGTCCGCCTGTGACCATGGCTGAGTTGGCCACGAGTCCACAAACCCTATTGGATAAGCGTACGGATCGAGCACTGGCGAAACGCGAGTTTACTCAAAGTGACCTATATAGTGATTTATTGGTCAGTGATGATTTTTCTACTACCGCGATAGTAATGTCGCTGCGTGGCGATGCTGAAGTGCTTACGTTACTTGATCGTCGCAATGCCCTTAGAGAGCAGCGAGCTAAGGGCGCTTTGAGTCCTGAATTGCGCGCTGAGCTAAAGGCTGTTACCCAAGAGCATCAGGTTAAAGGAGCGGCCGCGCAAGCTCGCCAAGCGGCATTGATCGAGCAAGTACGCGCCATCATGCTGGAGCACGATCAGCAGGCGAAATTGTTCCTCGGCGGGTTGCCAATGATTGTGGCTGACTCGGTGGCTTTCATCAATGCCGATGTGGCTACGTTTGGTGGTGCCGCGTTGTTAGTGATCGTGTTGATCCTTGCGATTGCGTTCCGTCAGTTTGGCTGGGTTTTCATGCCACTTATCAATTGTGCGGCGACCGGCTTTATCATTGTGTGTCTATTGGGCTTGCTTGATTGGCCGATTTCGGTGGTGTCGTCTAATTTTCTCTCGTTGTTGTTGATCATTACCTTGTCACTCAATATCCACTTAATCGTGCGCTATCGTGAATTGGCAAAGTTGCATCCCAATCATGATCAGCGCTCGTTGTTGAGTGAAACGGTACGCTCTAAGTTTATTCCTTGTATTTACACCGCACTGACTACCATTGTTGCGTTTGCGTCGTTGATCGTGAGCGGTATCCGACCAGTTATCGATTTCGGTTGGATTATGTGTTTAGGAATTGTGGTAGCAGTAGTTACTACGTTTACCTTGTTTCCGGCGCTCGCCGTTTTTATGCGACCACGTAGTGTGACGGAGAATCGCGATGCCATTAGTAAGCTAATTTTGGATGGTGCGCAGGCTCTGCAAACCCGCGCAGTGTTAGTTCCGCTGTTTTTCGTGTTGGTCGCAGGTGCAGCGGGTTACGGGATTGCCAATTTAACGGTCGAGAATCGCTTTATCGATTACTTCAAGCCGGAGACTGAAATTTACCAAGGTATGGTCGAGATTGATGCCAAGCTTGGTGGCACTACGCCGTTGGATATTATCTTAGATGCGCCACCTGAGTTCCTTGCTCAGGCAACGGCTACGACTCCGGCGGTGGCAGCGTCGGTAGCTGATGATGACGAGGATGATTTTTTTGATGAGTTTGACGATGAACCTGGTACCGAATCAGGCAATTTAGTGTTGTCTTCCTATTGGTTCAATAAGCAAGGCTTGGATCGCTTGAAGGCGATTCAAAACTCTTTGGACGCGATTCCATCGACCGGAAAAGTGATGAGTTTGGCGACAAGTATGAGCGTATTTGAAGGGCTGCGAGATCAAGGCCCGATGGACAATATCGATTTGTCGTTCATGATGACCGTGTTGTCAGACGATAACAAGAAAACGCTAATTGACCCGTACCTGTCTGAAGATGGTAATCAAGCGCATATTAATATTCGTGTTTTTGAGACATTTAAGGGCTTAGATCGAAACCAACTCATTCAAGACATACGTAGTATGTTGGTGGAAGAACACGGGCTGGCTGACGAGCAGGTTAATATTTCAGGCATGTTAGTGTTATACAACAATATGTTGAACTCATTGTTTAACTCGCAAATCCTCACGTTAGGGACTGTGTTTGTTGTGATCTTCTTGATGTTTATTGTGTTATTCCGCAGTTTTAAATTAGCGCTTATTAGCATTGTGCCGAATGTGTTTTCGGCCGCAGTGGTACTCGGAATTATGGGTATATTTTCGATTCCACTGGACTTGATGACAATTACTATTGCCGCGATTAGTGTGGGGATAGCGGTCGATAATTCGATCCATTTCGTGTCGCGCTATCGTGACGAAATGGCGGTTCGTGCCAACAATGCGATGGCGATCGACTCAGCGACTAATAACGTTGGTCAGGCCATGTTCTATACCACGATTGTGATTACCGCGGGATTTCTCATTATGGTGTTCTCAAACTTTGTACCAACGATGTATTTTGGTGTGTTGACAGCAATCGCAATGGTCACCGCGTTGATTGCAAATTTGGTAATGTTGCCAATGTTGGTGGCTAAGTTTCAACCTATTGGAGATCAATAA
- a CDS encoding YceI family protein, which yields MNILTTLRKKMILLAAAFMLLPVATVQANPLEGIPSGNYDLDRTHASVVWKVSHLGFSTYVGRFTNFDADLTLNTEKFSDSAVNVVIQVDSLDTDYPFPEKEDFNKKLSTDWFKSGEHPTITFASTKVSALQDSNQFTIDGELTLMGQTHAVTLNAVLNGATPNHPFMKVPLVGFSASTSIDRTVWGLSNYAPNIGADVVIEIEGEFVKSKD from the coding sequence ATGAACATATTAACGACCTTACGTAAAAAAATGATACTCCTTGCTGCAGCCTTTATGTTGCTGCCAGTGGCGACCGTGCAAGCTAACCCGCTCGAAGGTATTCCATCCGGAAATTACGATTTAGATCGGACTCACGCCAGTGTGGTGTGGAAGGTCAGTCATCTTGGTTTTTCGACTTACGTCGGGCGGTTTACTAACTTTGATGCCGATTTGACCCTCAACACTGAGAAATTTTCTGACAGTGCTGTCAACGTGGTGATTCAGGTTGATTCGCTGGACACGGATTACCCTTTTCCAGAAAAAGAAGATTTTAATAAAAAACTTTCAACCGACTGGTTTAAGTCTGGTGAGCATCCAACGATCACCTTTGCGTCAACCAAAGTGAGTGCATTGCAAGACAGCAATCAGTTTACGATTGATGGCGAGCTTACTTTGATGGGGCAAACGCATGCTGTGACGTTAAACGCGGTGCTCAATGGCGCTACGCCAAATCATCCTTTTATGAAAGTGCCGTTGGTTGGCTTTTCAGCGTCGACAAGTATTGACCGGACTGTCTGGGGACTTAGTAACTACGCACCGAATATCGGTGCTGATGTTGTCATTGAGATTGAAGGCGAGTTTGTTAAGTCAAAGGACTAA
- a CDS encoding phosphotransferase, whose protein sequence is MKKIDFHMHTVATFSDPYFDFCLETLKRYVDEAKLDAIAITNHDIFDLDQFIEIREALGIVVFPGIEINLERGHLLLISDGEDLDDFKAKADMVSAKINSVSDDISVDELDQIYGDLSEYLLIPHYEKRPPIKTETLARLKSYIQAGEVRSVKLFVGAAKEPSKLTPVLFSDERICAELDELPVRQTFIDCGDLKLNAIKQCFLDKSKVTLTEKDGNSLFLVFNDGPLISTGLNVLLGARSSGKTVTLDKIHAANKDIKYIRQFDLVQKDPEKDKKEFEDNLRIQRSQSADEYLSGFKRVLEEMVDVDLRYNEKEVENYVESLLKSAEEADREDSFSKMALFNETLFKARKDDELKKLFLSVQHVIENVAYRNTIEKHIDLVAMKRLACDLLNQLWGKELLLKKKKVVDEMVTNIKAGLKRKSNAVQLEDVDFYDVAMDIKRVERFNEIVGFLKADYKIEEENIQGFRIVVRKKAFAGAGEVRDASTSKPAFGDAYKHYRSPYEYLKALQGIDRLPETELFRLFTSISYEILNRDGDPVSGGERSEFRLLQKIKDAHHHEMLLIDEPESSFDNVFLNENVNQIIKDISETMPVVVVTHNSTLGASVDADYTLFASKEYDVFGDTEYKLYSGYPTDKTLVALDGSQKSNHEIMMTSLEAGEVSYQTRKDKYAAIKN, encoded by the coding sequence TTGAAGAAAATTGACTTTCACATGCACACCGTGGCAACGTTCAGCGACCCATATTTTGATTTCTGTTTAGAAACACTAAAGCGCTATGTTGACGAGGCAAAGCTGGACGCGATAGCGATCACCAATCACGATATTTTCGACTTAGATCAATTCATAGAAATTCGTGAAGCATTAGGCATTGTCGTGTTTCCGGGAATTGAGATTAACCTAGAACGTGGGCATTTGCTGCTAATCAGTGACGGAGAGGATCTCGATGACTTTAAAGCCAAGGCAGATATGGTTTCCGCTAAGATCAACAGTGTTAGCGATGACATAAGCGTCGATGAACTAGATCAAATATATGGAGATTTAAGTGAGTATCTCCTGATACCACATTACGAAAAAAGACCACCAATAAAGACTGAAACCCTAGCTCGACTTAAAAGCTACATCCAGGCTGGTGAAGTTAGAAGCGTTAAGTTATTCGTTGGTGCAGCAAAGGAGCCCAGCAAGCTCACCCCTGTATTATTCAGCGATGAGCGCATCTGTGCGGAGCTGGATGAGTTACCAGTTAGGCAAACATTCATTGACTGTGGCGATTTGAAACTCAATGCAATTAAGCAATGCTTTCTAGATAAGAGCAAAGTAACGCTCACTGAAAAGGACGGAAATTCTCTTTTTCTTGTCTTTAATGATGGCCCATTGATTTCGACCGGATTAAATGTGCTATTAGGAGCGAGATCTTCTGGTAAAACGGTTACCTTAGACAAAATTCACGCTGCTAATAAGGACATAAAATACATAAGGCAGTTTGATCTAGTTCAAAAAGACCCTGAAAAAGATAAAAAGGAATTTGAGGACAACTTAAGAATTCAACGAAGCCAAAGCGCAGATGAGTATTTGTCTGGATTCAAGCGTGTTCTGGAAGAAATGGTCGATGTTGATCTTCGTTACAACGAAAAAGAAGTAGAGAACTATGTAGAAAGTCTTCTAAAGTCAGCAGAGGAAGCTGATCGGGAAGACAGCTTTTCAAAAATGGCTTTGTTCAACGAAACACTTTTCAAAGCTCGAAAAGATGATGAACTAAAGAAACTATTTCTATCAGTACAACATGTGATTGAGAATGTTGCCTATCGAAACACAATTGAGAAACACATTGATTTAGTTGCTATGAAACGCCTGGCGTGCGACTTGCTAAACCAGCTTTGGGGCAAAGAACTGCTGCTAAAAAAGAAAAAAGTGGTCGATGAAATGGTAACCAATATAAAAGCAGGATTAAAAAGAAAAAGTAATGCGGTGCAACTTGAGGATGTTGATTTTTATGATGTTGCGATGGACATTAAACGCGTCGAACGGTTTAATGAAATCGTAGGTTTTCTAAAGGCCGACTATAAAATCGAAGAGGAAAACATCCAAGGCTTTCGCATTGTCGTACGAAAAAAAGCGTTTGCTGGTGCAGGTGAAGTACGAGATGCCAGCACCAGTAAACCCGCTTTTGGAGATGCCTATAAACATTACCGGTCTCCTTATGAGTACCTAAAAGCGCTCCAAGGTATTGACCGCCTGCCTGAGACTGAACTTTTTAGATTATTCACCAGCATTAGCTATGAAATTCTCAATCGCGATGGTGATCCAGTATCCGGTGGAGAGCGCTCCGAGTTTAGATTGCTTCAGAAGATAAAAGACGCTCACCATCATGAAATGTTGCTTATTGACGAACCGGAATCGTCTTTTGACAATGTTTTTCTCAACGAAAACGTTAATCAGATTATCAAAGACATATCAGAGACAATGCCGGTGGTGGTCGTTACCCATAACAGCACGCTGGGTGCGTCGGTGGATGCCGACTATACATTGTTCGCAAGTAAGGAGTACGACGTTTTTGGGGACACGGAATATAAGCTTTACTCCGGATACCCAACTGATAAAACATTAGTGGCCTTGGATGGAAGCCAGAAGAGTAACCATGAGATTATGATGACTTCATTAGAAGCAGGGGAAGTCAGTTACCAAACACGTAAGGATAAATATGCAGCTATTAAAAATTGA
- a CDS encoding CPBP family intramembrane glutamic endopeptidase — translation MNITKDRFRASVPSLTTFLILTVIFYCVGYWLIFRLERASPLMMSVGLAAIVTCFLHGRRLSSFGLLWGNSRYQWISFLVPLGIAASSYLIIWGLGFAEFNSDFANGSRETYNLRGWNDISIILFHIVLSMTFSLALSIPSIFGEELAWRGFLVPELSKSMSFGLVTLISGLFWSTFHWPLMIKGFYGSSYTPLIFQLSIFTLFIVSNSVTMTYLRYKTESVWSAVIFHACSNMVIQKVFTPLTIVDENSAWYIDEFGLVVPVVALFVAVFFWRKAKQEFS, via the coding sequence ATGAATATAACCAAGGACAGATTTCGAGCTTCAGTCCCATCTCTAACCACATTTCTAATTCTCACAGTAATTTTTTACTGTGTTGGGTATTGGCTGATTTTTAGACTTGAGCGAGCATCACCCTTGATGATGTCGGTCGGTTTGGCGGCTATAGTGACGTGTTTTTTACATGGACGTCGGCTTTCTTCATTCGGGTTGTTGTGGGGAAATAGTCGTTACCAATGGATTAGTTTTTTAGTACCTCTTGGCATCGCGGCATCATCATATCTAATCATTTGGGGTTTGGGTTTTGCTGAGTTTAATTCTGATTTTGCTAACGGTTCGCGAGAGACTTATAACCTACGTGGATGGAATGATATTTCCATAATTCTATTCCATATCGTATTGAGCATGACATTCAGCTTAGCTCTATCAATACCATCAATTTTCGGTGAAGAGCTAGCGTGGCGAGGCTTTTTAGTTCCTGAGCTTTCGAAATCGATGTCTTTTGGATTAGTTACGCTTATAAGCGGTTTGTTTTGGTCCACTTTTCACTGGCCTCTGATGATCAAAGGCTTTTATGGCAGTAGTTACACTCCGCTCATTTTCCAACTAAGTATCTTCACCCTATTTATTGTTTCTAATTCGGTGACGATGACTTACCTAAGGTATAAAACAGAAAGTGTTTGGAGTGCTGTTATATTTCATGCATGTTCAAATATGGTTATCCAAAAAGTGTTTACGCCACTAACTATTGTGGATGAAAATTCTGCTTGGTATATAGACGAATTTGGGTTAGTCGTACCTGTCGTCGCGCTTTTCGTAGCTGTCTTTTTTTGGAGGAAAGCAAAGCAAGAATTTAGCTAG
- a CDS encoding acyl-CoA dehydrogenase: protein MSTIVNRRDLDFLMYETLQLDSLLETDRYNDYDREAVTAILDLAQSIAEDKFQPFAGFLDENEPQFVDGKVEIIPQVKEAIDAYKEAGLFLTGYDADLGGMQLPWMVHQALNGVFVTANTSVSNYAFLTQGVANMLHACGSDELKQKYLPKLVEGEWFGTMCLSEPQAGSSLADIRTKAERREDGSYKITGTKMWISGGDHEMTDNIIHMVLAKVPGGPEGVKGISLFLVPKHQVGDDGAIGESNKIALAGLNHKMGHRGTTNCLLNFGESGETVGYLVGEENQGLTNMFHMMNEARIGVGMAATVIGLGGYLYSLDYARNRPQGRHLANKDPKTPMVMISEHADVKRMLMTQKVYVEGAHALMLYSAKLLDEQKLATTEQDKMRASLLLELLTPICKSWPSEFCLEANKLAIQILGGYGYTREYPVERYYRDNRLNHIHEGTHAIHGLDILGRKVRMADGAALKALVQEINADIARANKHAELGWYGERLTAAMAKVDETLAAVSMAKDMSLALANATTFLDAMGHVVIAWMWLKQATAASNGQQQGAAHDADFYAGKLAACKFFYKYELPKAMAKFDLVAELDDTFYSVEASQFTGQ from the coding sequence ATGTCTACCATTGTTAATCGACGCGACCTCGACTTTTTAATGTACGAAACCTTGCAACTGGATTCGTTGCTAGAGACTGATCGTTACAACGATTACGATCGTGAAGCCGTGACCGCAATTCTGGATTTAGCGCAATCTATTGCCGAAGATAAGTTTCAGCCGTTTGCTGGGTTTCTCGACGAGAATGAGCCTCAGTTTGTGGATGGCAAGGTAGAGATTATTCCACAGGTCAAAGAGGCCATTGATGCCTATAAAGAGGCCGGATTATTTCTCACTGGATATGATGCTGACTTGGGCGGAATGCAGCTGCCGTGGATGGTACATCAAGCGTTGAATGGTGTGTTCGTGACGGCCAATACCTCGGTCTCCAATTATGCTTTTTTAACGCAAGGTGTGGCTAATATGCTGCACGCTTGTGGCTCTGATGAGCTAAAACAAAAATACTTACCTAAGTTGGTGGAAGGCGAGTGGTTTGGGACGATGTGTTTGTCTGAACCTCAAGCTGGATCATCGTTAGCCGACATTCGGACCAAAGCCGAACGCCGCGAAGATGGCAGCTATAAAATCACCGGTACCAAAATGTGGATATCTGGCGGTGATCATGAGATGACCGACAATATTATTCATATGGTGCTCGCCAAAGTGCCTGGCGGTCCAGAAGGTGTGAAAGGGATATCACTATTTCTCGTACCCAAACATCAAGTGGGCGATGACGGTGCGATTGGTGAATCGAACAAGATTGCACTAGCCGGGTTAAATCACAAAATGGGCCATCGAGGCACCACAAACTGCCTATTGAACTTCGGCGAGAGCGGCGAAACGGTCGGTTACTTGGTTGGTGAAGAAAACCAAGGACTTACCAATATGTTTCATATGATGAATGAAGCGCGTATCGGCGTTGGCATGGCCGCTACGGTGATCGGACTGGGCGGGTATCTTTACTCTTTGGATTATGCTCGCAATCGACCGCAAGGTCGCCATTTGGCAAATAAAGATCCGAAGACACCAATGGTGATGATTTCTGAGCACGCTGATGTCAAACGGATGCTGATGACGCAAAAAGTCTATGTTGAAGGCGCTCACGCATTGATGCTGTACTCAGCCAAACTGCTTGATGAGCAAAAACTGGCTACCACTGAGCAAGACAAGATGCGTGCCTCGTTGTTGCTTGAACTCTTGACGCCGATTTGCAAGTCATGGCCGTCGGAATTCTGTCTAGAGGCAAATAAGTTGGCAATTCAAATTTTAGGTGGATACGGCTATACCCGGGAGTATCCGGTTGAGCGTTACTATCGGGATAATCGTTTGAACCATATTCATGAAGGTACTCACGCGATCCACGGTCTTGACATACTGGGTCGAAAGGTACGCATGGCCGATGGAGCCGCGCTTAAAGCCTTGGTGCAAGAGATCAACGCTGATATTGCTCGAGCCAATAAGCATGCCGAGCTAGGCTGGTATGGCGAACGACTTACCGCCGCGATGGCTAAAGTAGATGAAACCTTAGCAGCGGTGAGTATGGCAAAAGATATGTCTCTTGCCTTAGCCAATGCGACAACCTTTTTGGATGCGATGGGACATGTTGTGATCGCGTGGATGTGGTTGAAGCAAGCGACTGCAGCCAGCAATGGTCAACAGCAAGGAGCCGCTCATGATGCCGATTTCTATGCTGGCAAGTTGGCGGCCTGTAAGTTCTTCTATAAGTATGAGTTGCCCAAAGCCATGGCGAAGTTTGACTTGGTGGCTGAACTTGATGACACTTTTTATAGCGTTGAGGCAAGTCAGTTCACTGGGCAATAA
- a CDS encoding class I adenylate-forming enzyme family protein yields the protein MTEQAKPWDFVYQEAGVTLPPFDEQPLSVYVQEHAHAIPDFPALKFYSKSITYAELDRLANQLANVLIDLGVEKQDVVGFHMPNIPQYVIAVLAVAKIGCAGSGVSPLLTPSELAYQIEDASISTLISLDALANSSLAGIENMPSCLTTVLVCGATDYLAPAELTLPTLDNVNVMPLLAQMAAASDQFEQREVHWNDTFLIQYTGGTTGKPKGAMLSVRNIVRCAATQYALQPLNPGEETFLTPFPMFHIAGIGGVVSGLRYGGCGILVPDPRDLDYICDQLMANPPSYFGAVPTLFQMLLQHEKFKKIDWSKLKMAISGAAPLTADDRRKIEQVIGENKICDAFGMTETSPVYVVNPCTRIKPSALGIPVPGADVKIVDVETGTQEMPVGEPGEIITAGPHVMKGYLNLPEESAKAMREFDGKTWMYTGDVGFIDEEGYISISDRAKDMLIVGGFKVFSVEVEDKLNSLDFVANSAIIGEPDAARPGNDLVNVFVELSPQSQDRDKGELESQLMAFCRKNLSPYKVPKVVHFIDAIPLTAVGKIDKKLLRDQLSQKQA from the coding sequence ATGACAGAGCAGGCTAAGCCTTGGGATTTTGTATATCAAGAAGCTGGTGTCACACTGCCACCTTTTGATGAGCAACCGTTGAGTGTATATGTGCAAGAACATGCTCATGCGATACCAGATTTTCCGGCCCTCAAGTTCTACTCTAAATCGATCACCTACGCTGAGCTTGATCGGCTTGCTAACCAGTTGGCAAACGTGCTTATTGACCTAGGTGTAGAGAAGCAAGATGTTGTTGGCTTCCATATGCCGAACATTCCACAATATGTGATTGCTGTCTTAGCCGTAGCTAAAATTGGCTGTGCTGGTTCTGGAGTGTCGCCATTGTTGACGCCTTCAGAGTTAGCTTATCAGATTGAAGACGCGTCGATTTCGACACTCATATCCTTAGACGCACTGGCCAACAGTAGTCTAGCGGGCATCGAGAATATGCCGAGCTGTTTAACTACGGTCTTGGTATGTGGTGCTACTGATTATTTGGCTCCAGCAGAACTAACTTTGCCGACTCTAGACAATGTGAACGTGATGCCACTGCTAGCACAAATGGCCGCCGCGAGTGATCAGTTCGAGCAGCGCGAAGTGCATTGGAATGACACCTTTCTTATTCAGTACACGGGCGGTACGACCGGTAAACCGAAAGGCGCCATGCTATCAGTTCGTAATATTGTGCGTTGCGCGGCGACACAATATGCCCTACAGCCACTCAACCCTGGTGAAGAAACCTTTTTAACTCCGTTCCCTATGTTCCATATTGCAGGAATTGGTGGGGTTGTGAGCGGCTTGAGATACGGCGGCTGTGGAATACTGGTTCCGGATCCCCGCGACCTTGATTATATTTGTGATCAATTAATGGCCAATCCACCGTCGTATTTCGGTGCGGTGCCGACTTTATTTCAAATGTTGCTGCAGCATGAAAAGTTCAAGAAAATTGATTGGTCAAAGCTTAAAATGGCTATCTCAGGGGCGGCGCCGCTAACCGCTGATGATCGTCGCAAAATTGAGCAAGTAATTGGCGAAAATAAAATCTGCGATGCGTTTGGTATGACCGAGACATCACCGGTGTACGTGGTCAACCCCTGTACTCGCATCAAGCCGTCGGCACTGGGAATTCCTGTGCCAGGAGCTGACGTTAAGATTGTTGACGTTGAAACTGGTACCCAGGAAATGCCCGTCGGTGAGCCGGGAGAAATCATTACTGCTGGACCACACGTTATGAAAGGGTACCTGAATCTGCCGGAAGAGTCCGCTAAGGCGATGCGCGAATTTGACGGAAAAACGTGGATGTATACAGGCGATGTCGGGTTTATCGACGAAGAAGGTTATATCAGTATTTCTGACCGAGCCAAGGACATGTTGATTGTTGGTGGTTTCAAGGTATTTTCGGTGGAAGTGGAGGATAAGCTCAATAGTCTGGATTTTGTTGCCAACTCAGCCATTATCGGTGAACCTGATGCGGCTCGTCCCGGCAACGATTTGGTTAATGTGTTTGTTGAGCTGAGTCCGCAATCACAGGACCGCGATAAAGGTGAACTAGAGTCACAGTTAATGGCGTTCTGTCGTAAAAACCTGTCGCCTTATAAGGTGCCGAAAGTGGTGCATTTTATTGACGCAATACCGCTGACTGCGGTGGGTAAAATCGATAAAAAATTGCTACGTGACCAACTCAGTCAAAAGCAAGCGTAG
- a CDS encoding flavin-containing monooxygenase — translation MTESKSRSLAHNLTKLHTLIIGAGFAGLCMGIKLKEAGLSDFLILEKADDLGGTWRENTYPGAECDIPSALYSYSFEHNADWQSKWSGQAQILKYQHDTALKYGLENHLRYGCSVDSASYDDARARWQVRTSDGQEFEAQHLVTAVGQLHYPSTPSFPNAEAFQGQVFHSAKWDHAVDLTNKRVAVIGNAASAVQFIPEIAKKVKSLSVFQRSANWILPKMDRPYAKWEQRLSARVPMVIRVYRWYIWAAGEYGVLSAINGNRLTRWVVRTLCLRNLKRHINDPELRTKLTPNYPVGAKRVLFSDHFYPALARDNVALETASIESFTSRGLKTSDGAEHEFDVIIYGTGFQTNPFLAHIDVRGRNGLSIRDAWRNGAHAYYGVSTHGFPNLHMLYGPNTNLGHTSIIIMLEAQVDYVVRLMQRVQSAQASACEIDQAEEAKFNQEMQARLSTMAFSQVANSWYMDGNKITNNWAGGTKEYVRRLQQVDWSVYRLN, via the coding sequence ATGACTGAATCTAAAAGCCGATCGTTGGCGCATAATTTAACCAAGCTACATACCTTGATTATTGGCGCTGGGTTTGCCGGTCTGTGCATGGGGATTAAGCTGAAAGAAGCTGGCTTAAGCGACTTTTTGATATTAGAAAAAGCCGATGATCTTGGTGGAACCTGGCGTGAAAACACTTATCCGGGTGCGGAATGTGATATTCCGTCAGCGCTCTATAGTTACTCTTTCGAGCATAATGCCGACTGGCAGTCTAAATGGTCTGGTCAAGCGCAAATTCTGAAATATCAGCACGACACGGCGCTTAAATACGGACTTGAAAATCATTTACGATATGGTTGTTCGGTTGACTCTGCGAGCTATGACGATGCGCGCGCGCGGTGGCAAGTTCGCACTTCTGATGGACAAGAATTTGAAGCTCAACATTTAGTGACAGCTGTAGGGCAGTTGCATTATCCGTCGACGCCAAGCTTTCCTAATGCGGAGGCGTTTCAAGGTCAAGTATTCCATTCGGCTAAATGGGATCACGCCGTGGATTTAACCAATAAACGAGTAGCGGTGATTGGCAATGCCGCCAGTGCGGTTCAGTTTATTCCAGAGATTGCCAAGAAAGTTAAGTCTCTCAGCGTGTTTCAGCGTAGCGCAAATTGGATTTTACCGAAGATGGACCGCCCGTATGCAAAGTGGGAGCAGCGTTTGTCGGCGCGCGTGCCGATGGTAATACGTGTGTACCGCTGGTATATCTGGGCGGCAGGTGAGTACGGTGTGTTGTCGGCGATCAATGGTAATCGGCTGACACGCTGGGTTGTTCGGACTCTCTGTCTGCGTAATTTAAAGCGTCATATTAACGACCCTGAGTTGAGAACCAAGTTGACACCAAATTATCCAGTTGGTGCAAAACGGGTATTGTTTAGTGATCACTTTTATCCGGCCTTGGCGCGCGATAACGTGGCGTTGGAAACTGCGTCTATTGAGTCGTTTACCAGCCGTGGGCTTAAAACTAGCGACGGCGCAGAGCACGAATTCGATGTGATCATTTATGGCACTGGATTCCAAACAAATCCATTTTTAGCTCACATTGATGTTCGCGGACGCAACGGCTTGTCGATTCGAGATGCTTGGCGTAATGGGGCTCACGCCTATTACGGGGTCTCGACGCACGGCTTCCCCAACTTACATATGTTGTATGGGCCAAACACTAATCTAGGCCACACCTCGATCATCATTATGCTCGAGGCGCAGGTTGATTATGTGGTCCGTTTAATGCAACGAGTACAGAGTGCTCAAGCGTCTGCTTGTGAAATTGATCAAGCTGAAGAGGCTAAATTTAACCAAGAAATGCAAGCTCGTTTATCGACAATGGCATTTAGCCAAGTGGCGAATAGTTGGTATATGGATGGCAATAAAATCACCAATAATTGGGCGGGCGGCACCAAGGAATATGTGCGGCGCTTACAACAAGTCGACTGGAGCGTATATCGGTTGAATTAA